In the Streptomyces coeruleoprunus genome, TGGACCGCGTGATCTCGACAAAGTCGGCGACGCTGGAGCCACGACGGCCCGGAGTCGTCGGCTTGTACTTGCGGATACCCATTTCTCAGTCCTCGTCCGATATTCGGACGATCCAGACCGCCCTTAGGCGGTCGGACCGCCGAAGATGTCGATACGGTTGCCCTCGGCAAGGGTCACGATGGCGCGCTTCGTGTTGGCGCGCTTGCCGTAACCGGTGCGGGTGCGCTTCCGCTTGCCCTGCCGGTTGATCGTGTTGACCCCGGTGACCTTGACCGAGAAGACCGCCTCGACGGCCTGCTTGATCTGGGTCTTGTTGGCGCGCGGGTCGACGACGAACGTGTACTTGTTCTCGTCCAGCAGCGCGTAGCTCTTCTCGGAGACAACCGGCTTGACGAGAATGTCGCGCGGGTCCGTGAAGGTCTTGCTGGTGACGACGGCCTCAGTCATCAGGCGTCGCTCCCTTCGGTCTCAACGGCCTTGGGGCCAGACACGAAGGACTCGAAGGCGGCCTTGGTGAAGACCACGTCGTCGGAGACGAGCACGTCGTACGTGTTCAGCTGGCCCGGCTCCAGGATGTGCACCTGGGGCAGGTTGCGGGCGGACAGCCACGCGGCCTCGTCGGTGCGCTCGGCGACCAGGAGCAGGTTCTTGCGCTCCGAGATCTTGCCGAACAGCGCCTTGGCGGCCTTGGTGGAAACCGCACCCTCGACCACGCCGGTGACGACGTGGATACGGGAGTGGCGCGCCCGGTCCGAGAGGGCACCGCGGAGGGCGGCGGCCTTCATCTTCTTCGGGGTGCGCTGCGAGTAGTCACGCGGCACGGGGCCGTGGACGACGCCACCGCCGGCGAACTGCGGCGCGCGGGTCGAACCCTGACGCGCGCGGCCGGTGCCCTTCTGGCGGTACGGCTTCTTGCCACCGCCACGGACCTCGCCGCGGGTCTTGGTCTTGTGCGTGCCCTGACGGGCAGCGGCCAGCTGCGCGACGACGACCTGGTGGATCAGCGGAACGCTGGTCTTCGCGTCGAAGATCTCCGCGGGGAGCTCGACGGTCCCGGCCTTGTCGCCAGCAGGCGAAAGGATGTCAATGGTGCTCATCGGTTACCTCAGGCCCCCTTGGCCGCGGTACGGACCAGGACGAGGCCGCCGTTCGGACCGGGAACCGCGCCCTTGATGAGCAGCAGACCCTTCTCCGCGTCAACGGCGTGGACGGTCAGGTTCTGGGTGGTGACCCGCTCGTTGCCCATGCGGCCCGCCATGCGGAGGCCCTTGAACACGCGGCCCGGGGTGGCGCAGCCACCGATGGAACCGGGCGAGCGGTGCTTGCGCTGGGTGCCGTGTCCGGCGCCCAGGCCACGGAAGTTGTGGCGCTTCATGACACCGGCGAAGCCCTTGCCCTTGCTCTTGCCGGTGACGTCGACCTTGACGCCCGCCTCGAAGACCGCAGCGGTGATCTCCTGGCCGAGGGTGTACTCGGAGGCGTCAGCGGTGCGGATCTCCACCAGGTGGCGGCGGGGGGTGACGTCGGCCTTGGCGAAGTGGCCCTTGAGGGGCTTGTTCACCTTGCGCGGGTCGATCTCGCCGAAGGCGATCTGGACCGACTCGTAGCCGTCGATGTCGTTGGTGCGGACCTGGGTGACAACGCAGGGACCGGCCTTGACGACGGTCACCGGGACAACCCGGTTGTTCTCGTCCCAGACCTGGGTCATGCCGAGCTTCTCGCCCAGGACGCCCTTAATGTTCTTAGCCATCTCGCGCGTCACCTCAGAGCTTGATCTCGATGTCGACGCCGGCCGGCAGGTCGAGACGCATGAGCGAGTCGACCGTCTTCGGCGTGGGGTCGAGGATGTCGATGAGGCGCTTGTGCGTGCGCATCTCGAAGTGCTCGCGCGAGTCCTTGTACTTGTGCGGCGACTTGATGACGCAGTACACGTTCTTCTCAGTGGGCAGCGGCACCGGGCCCGCGACCGACGCACCGGTACGGGTCACCGTCTCGACGATCTTCTTCGCCGAGGAGTCGATGACCTCGTGGTCGTAGGCCTTGAGCCGGATGCGGATCTTCTGTCCCGCCATGGCTACTCAGTAGTCCTGTCTCTCGTAACGCTCTGGAACCTGGTGGGCTCGTGTCCTCCGACCCACGCGGTCGGGCGTGTCGCGCCCCCTCTACGCAGATCTCCCGAAGGATTTCCCAACCAAGGGGGTGCGGGCCGAGGACCGCGAGCCGGGGGAAGACACCCACCGGGTGCCTGGCTGGTACCCCGCTGACACTTCCCGGAAGATTCCCGTACGTCCGCCCCACGCAGGGACGACGAGTACTGTGGGACTCGCTTCCGGTCCTCCCGGCGGGAGGCGCGCAGCATCGGCACTCAACCGAGCAACCCGGACAGTCTGCCATACGGGGCAGCCTGCCCGCCAATCGAGCCGAAGAGCTTACCCCGGGCCCGCTGCCGATCAAACCGGGGCGCACGAAGACCCCCGCGCAGCCCTGCGAGCCTGCGGCCCGGGTCCCTGCCCGGACCGGACCGGTGTCGCGATCAAGTGATGGCGAGGCCGTCCAGCAGGGAGCGGAGGCCCAGCTCGAAGAGGGCGTCGAGGTCGAGGTCGTAGCCGACCTCCCCCAGGGACGTGACCAGGCGGGTGAAGGCCGGGTAGCGGCCGGTCGCGGTCAGGGCGTGCAGCGCGGCGGTCTGCGCGTCCATCCACTCGTCGTCCGTCTGGCCGGTGGCCGCCCTGGCCTGGTCCTCGCGCTCCAGGGTGACGGCGACGCCTTGGACGTACGTGAAGAGCAGCACCTGCACGTCCATCGCGGCCGACGGGGTCAGGCCGTGGCCCTCCAGCGCGCCGAGCAGCCACTCGCCGTGCACGAGGAGGTTCGGCAGCAGCAGCGGGCGGGTGAGCGGGGCCAGCTGGGCGAGCCAGGGGTGGCGCCGGTGGAGCCGCCACAGGGTGCGGGCACCCAGCTCCAGGCGGGCGCGCCGGCCGTCCGGCGGCGTGTCGGGGTAGCCCAGCTCGCCGTACGCGGTGTCGGCCATGAGCAGGACCAGGTCCTCCTTGCCGCCGACGTGGCGGTACGGGGACATGGCGGCCACGCCGAGGCGCGCGGCGACGCCCCGCATGGACAGGGCGGCAAGACCCTCGGCGTCGGCGATGTCGATGGCGGCGCGGACGATCCGTTCCCGGGTGAGGTCGTGCTCGGGCGCGGCGGCCGGTGGCTGCCGGCGGGGCCCCTCGGGCGTGGTGCGCCGGGCGGCGACGACCGTTCCCGCGCGGGGCCTGGCCTCCACGTAGCCCTCCAGCCGGAGCGTGGTGAGCGCCTTCGTGGCCGTGGCGAGGGCGACGCCCCACTGCTCGGCGAGCCGCCGCGTCGACGGCACCCGGTCGCCGGGGGCCAGTTCGCCGGAGGCGATGCGGCGCCGGAGGTCGGCGGCGATCCGGAGGTACGGCGGCTCGGCGGCGGCATCGGCCGTGGTGGCCATGTGTGTCTCCTGTCACATGAGGGCGGGGATCTCCTCTGTACTAGGGCAGAGGCTAGCAGCGGCGATGTGCGGCAGGCACTGAACTGACCTAGTACAGAGGCGCTCTTGAGGCTGTTTGCACGCGGACGTGTACGTCGTACATTCAGTTGCGTACAGCGTATCCACATCGAGAGGGCTCCCCCATGAAGACAGCACTGATCTCCGGCGGCGG is a window encoding:
- the rplD gene encoding 50S ribosomal protein L4, with translation MSTIDILSPAGDKAGTVELPAEIFDAKTSVPLIHQVVVAQLAAARQGTHKTKTRGEVRGGGKKPYRQKGTGRARQGSTRAPQFAGGGVVHGPVPRDYSQRTPKKMKAAALRGALSDRARHSRIHVVTGVVEGAVSTKAAKALFGKISERKNLLLVAERTDEAAWLSARNLPQVHILEPGQLNTYDVLVSDDVVFTKAAFESFVSGPKAVETEGSDA
- the rplC gene encoding 50S ribosomal protein L3 — protein: MAKNIKGVLGEKLGMTQVWDENNRVVPVTVVKAGPCVVTQVRTNDIDGYESVQIAFGEIDPRKVNKPLKGHFAKADVTPRRHLVEIRTADASEYTLGQEITAAVFEAGVKVDVTGKSKGKGFAGVMKRHNFRGLGAGHGTQRKHRSPGSIGGCATPGRVFKGLRMAGRMGNERVTTQNLTVHAVDAEKGLLLIKGAVPGPNGGLVLVRTAAKGA
- the rplW gene encoding 50S ribosomal protein L23 translates to MTEAVVTSKTFTDPRDILVKPVVSEKSYALLDENKYTFVVDPRANKTQIKQAVEAVFSVKVTGVNTINRQGKRKRTRTGYGKRANTKRAIVTLAEGNRIDIFGGPTA
- a CDS encoding TetR/AcrR family transcriptional regulator C-terminal domain-containing protein — protein: MATTADAAAEPPYLRIAADLRRRIASGELAPGDRVPSTRRLAEQWGVALATATKALTTLRLEGYVEARPRAGTVVAARRTTPEGPRRQPPAAAPEHDLTRERIVRAAIDIADAEGLAALSMRGVAARLGVAAMSPYRHVGGKEDLVLLMADTAYGELGYPDTPPDGRRARLELGARTLWRLHRRHPWLAQLAPLTRPLLLPNLLVHGEWLLGALEGHGLTPSAAMDVQVLLFTYVQGVAVTLEREDQARAATGQTDDEWMDAQTAALHALTATGRYPAFTRLVTSLGEVGYDLDLDALFELGLRSLLDGLAIT
- the rpsJ gene encoding 30S ribosomal protein S10, with the translated sequence MAGQKIRIRLKAYDHEVIDSSAKKIVETVTRTGASVAGPVPLPTEKNVYCVIKSPHKYKDSREHFEMRTHKRLIDILDPTPKTVDSLMRLDLPAGVDIEIKL